In Pseudonocardia sp. DSM 110487, the sequence CACCCTGTGGGTCGGCGATCGCCTGGTCACGCCGGTTGATGTGGACAGCAGCTATCTGGCCAAGGGGCCGCAGATGACCCGCTCCCTCGATCCGGTGCTGCTGTGGACCGTCGCCGCGGCGGCGACCAGCCGGATGCGCCTGAACGCCAGCACGCTCAGCACGTTCTACTACGAGCCGCCGCACCTGGCCCGGCTGCTGACCACGCTCGACGTGCTCAGCGACGGCCGCCTTGGCGTTGGTGTGGGGCTGGGGTGGATGAAGCAGGAGTACGACAGCGCCCGCAACGCGGACTGGCAGCGGCGCGGCAAGATGCTCGATGACATGCTGGCGTTCCTGCACGCGTGGTGGACGACCAATCCCGTGTCCTGGGACAGCGAGTTCTTCACCTTGCCACCGGTCCACGCCGACCTGCGTCCGGTCCAGGCGGGCGGGCCACCCATCTGGATCGGCGGCGCCAGCGAGGCCGCGATGCGCCGGGTCGGCCGCAGCGGGGTCGGTTGGCTCGGGTTCGAGGTCGACGGTCGGGACGGGGGCGCCGACCGCCTGTGGTCGATCGCGCGCCGAGCGGCGCAGGACGCCGGCCGCGATCCCGACGCGCTGAAGACGGCCATGCGGATCAACCTCGAACCGGGCACGTCCGTCGGCTCGCTCGCGGACAAGTTGCAGCGGTACGCCGAGTCCGGTGTTGATGAGGCGTTCTTCGATGCCTACGCGGCGTTCACCAGCCTTGACCAGATGCTCGACTTCGCCGGCCATGTGATCGCGCGTACCGCCGGTTGTGACCACCGAAGAACGACACCGATGGTCTCGACGACTGGGAACCGGCTACCGAGCAGCACCTCGTCCACCGCGACCCAGTTCGGCGCGCCGCTCATTCCGCCGGCCCCAGTTGGACGGCAATGTCGGCTGGCACCCGCACTCCCCGACGGCAGATGTCGGCGTCGAACCGCCGGGCCAGCGGGTCGTGGGGATTGGCGAGCAGTACGACAACGTCTCTGAGTAGCGGCGGGTCCAATCGCCGCACGGCGCCGGGGAACGCACTGGGCAACGCGGTGATCGGCACCAGGGCAACACCCAGACCGGCGGCCGCCAGATGTGCGGCGGTCGTGGCATTGCGGGTACGGGTGAGCACGGTGAGGGCGACGCCCCGTTCCGCCGCGACGTCATCCAGCCAGGCACCCAACCCATTGTCTGGGTGGTAGCCCACCATCGAGCGCTTGGCCAGCTGGGTGAAGGTGACCGGCTCGGGCCCGGCACCACCCGCCATCGCCGCGACCACCTCTTCACTACCCACGAGGCTTTCGAATCCCGCCCAACGCGAGGGCCGTGGCCCGACCGCCAGATCGACCATTCCGGAGCCGACCAGATCGGCGAGCCCATCGGCGCTGGACAGCTCGGTCAGCCCCAGATGCACACCGGGGCGGCGCCGGTGCCAGGCCCGTAGCACCGGCGCGAGCAAGCCGGCGGTCATGCTTTCCGCGCACCCGATCCGCAGCTGCCCACCTGCGCCGCGAGCGACCGCTCGGCCGGTGGCGACGGCGCGTTGCGCTGCGGCCAGCGCCGCGCGAGCGTCCGGCAGGAGCGCCCGGCCCGCGACCGTCGGACGGACGCCACGGGACAGCCGCTCCACGACCGACGTGCCGATCTCTCGCTCCAAGGCCGCGATCTGGTGCGACATGGCCGGCTGCGACATGTGCAATCGAGCGGCGGCCTCGGTGACCGACCCGAACTGGCAGACGGCCACGAAGCACTCCAGGGCACGCAGGGTCGCCATTCGCCAATACTATGGTTGGTAGCGATAACCATCATGGCGCGACGGGACTACTGCCGGCCGGTGCGGTGCTGATCTCGGTGAACCCGACAGCAGGAGGACACCGTGGCAGTCTCGATCAACGGCAAGAAGCTGCTCATCGTCGGCGGCGGTTCGGGCATCGCCGCCCGCCTGGCTGTGGACGCAGCCACCGCAGGTGCCGAGGTCATCGTTGCCGCGCGACGGCATCACGAACCAACCAGCTCGGGCACGGGCGCCGTGATCAAGACCGCTCGCGTGGACCTCGGCGATGAAGACTCGGTGCGGGAGCTGGCCACCCACGTCGGCGGGCTCGACTACCTCGTCACGATGGCCGCCGACCACGCCAACGGCCCGGTGACCGAACTGGATCGCGCCGCCGTTGCCCGCGCGTTCGACGCCAAGGTGCTCGGACCGATCCTGCTCGCCAAGCACCTCTCCCCACAGATCCGGCCCGATGGCGCGATCTTGCTGTTCGCCGGGGTAGCGGGGTGGCGCCCTGCACCGGGACTCACCGTCATGGCGACGACCAACGGTGCGGTTGCCTTCCTCGCCAAGGCACTCGCCGTCGAGCTCGCGCCGATCCGAGTCAACGCGTTGTCTCCGGGCATCGTCGACTCAGGGGCATGGGACCACATGGCCGAAGGCCGCGACCGGTTCTTCGCCGATGTCGCCGCCCGCAACCCTGCCCGACGCATCGGGCAACCTGCCGACATCGCATCGGCGGCGCTACTCGCTCTCACCAACCCGTTCCTGACCGGAACCACCCTGCATGTCGACGGCGGGGGCCATCTCAGCTGAACCATCCAGGTGGCTCCGCCAGCGCGCGCCGAGGCCACCCGTTCTGGCCGAGGCTGCCCCGATCACGCACCTCAGGCGATTGACATCCACCGCTAGCTCAGCGACTATTGAGTCAATGTTTGCCGAGCAAAACGAGCTGGTCGATCCCGGACCCCGCGTGGCGTGGGCGACCACACCGCGTCCGCCCACGCCGCCCGCGAGCTGACCGATCGGATCGGCCGCCTCGCCCCAGCGATCCGTCCCGCCGAACCGCCCGCCTCATGAGGAGGACCCCGTGCAGGTGCGCCACCGCCGAAGTGACCTGTCCATCGATCAGCAACTCGCCCTCACCACGGCCGCGTCGAATCTCGCCCGCCAGTTCGATGGCATCTTCGGCAGGGAGACCATCGAACGGTTCCTGCACAGCTCCTACGACGAGTTCGCCATCCGGGCCGCGGTGAAGAACTACCTGCCGCTGCTCGCAGAACGCTTCGCCCGCCAGCGGCTGCGGGCACTGGCCAAGGTCGAGGGCAAGCACGACGACGGCGTGCCGGTGGTGCTGTTCCTCTGCACCCACAACGCCGGCCGCTCCCAGATGGCACTCGGGTTCTTCACCCACCTCGCGGGCGACCACGCCGTCGCCTGGTCCGGCGGCTCCGACCCCGCGGGCCGGATCAACCCGTCGGCGATCGCGGCCATGGGCGAGCGGGACATCGACATCTCCGCCGAGTACCCGAAGCCGTGGACCGACGAGATCGTCCGCGCGGCCGACGTGGTCGTCACGATGGGCTGCGGCGACGCCTGCCCCGTTTTCCCCGGCCGCCGCTACGAGGACTGGGACATCGACGACCCGGCCGGCAAGGACGTCACGGACGTCCGCCCGATCCGCGACGAGATCGAACGCCGCGTCCGCGCGCTCCTCGCCTCGCTCGAGGTGCCTGCCCGTGCCTGAGAATGTGTTCGAGAAGCGCGGAGCGGGCCGCCCAGGGCAGCCGAGACCAGCTGGATCCCCGGCGTCCGCGGCCCACATGCGGGCTTCTCGAACACATTCTGGAGTGCCGCTGACGCGCAGGCTGCTCGCCGAGTTCCTCGGCACCGGGCTGCTCGTGGCCATCGTGATCGGGTCCGGCATCGCCGCGGGGCGGCTCTCCCCCGACGACACCGGCCTCCAGCTGCTGCAGAACTCCCTGACCACGGTGTTCGGGCTCGGTGTGCTCATCCTGCTGTTCGGCCCCGTGTCCGGGGCGCACTTCAACCCGGTGGTGTCCGCGGTCGACTGGGCGCTCGGCCGCCGTCACGGCTCGGGCCTGTCGGCAGCTGATGCGGCCGCCTACACCGCCGCGCAGATCCTCGGCGGAACCGGCGGAGCCGTGCTGGCCAACCTGATGTACGAGCTCCCACCGGTGACGATCTCCGGAACCGCCCGCGACGGGCTCGGGCTGTGGCTCGGCGAGTTCGTGGCCACCGCGGGGCTCATCGCGGTGATCGTGGCGCTCGCGCGCAGCGGACGGGCCGCGCTGTCCGCGGTCGCCGTCGCCTCGTGGATCGGCGCCGCCTACTGGTTCACCTCGTCCACCTCGTTCGCCAACCCCGCCGTCACCATCGCCCGGATGTTCAGCGACACCTTCGCCGGCATCGCACCCGGATCCGTGCCGGCGTTCGTACTGGTGCAGATCATCGGTGCGACGATCGGCGCCGCCCTCGCCGTCTCGCTCTATCCCGACGCCCGCGCCGCGGCCGGCGACATCGTCGTCCCCCACGAGGCCCGCACCGTCGCCGAAGGGACCACCCCGTGACCGAAACCCCCCGCGTCCTGTTCGTGTGCGTCCACAACGCAGGCCGCTCCCAGATGGCCGCCGCTCTGCTCGAGCACCACGCGGGGGGCCGCGTCGATGTGCTCTCCGCCGGTTCCGCTCCCGCCGACGCCATCAACCCCGCCGTCCGCGAGGTCATGGCCGAGATCGGGATCGACCTGGCCGCCCAGAAGCCGAAGCTGCTCACCACCGACGCGGTCGAGGCCTCCGACGTCGTCATCACCATGGGCTGCGGCGACGCCTGCCCCGTCTTCCCCGGCAAGCGCTACCTCGACTGGGAACTCCCCGACCCCGCAGGCAGGACACCGAGCGAGATCCGTCCCATCCGCGACGAGATCGACAGCCGCGTCCGCGCGCTCCTCACGGAACTCGCCCCGGCATCCGCCTGAGATCAGGCGCCCGCCGGAACCTTGTCGAGAAAGCCGTGGACGCCCGTGATGCGGCCGTCCTCGCCCACAGCCACGACGTCGAAGCCGATCACCAGCGGCTCGGCGCCCTCCGGGCCGAGGCCCCACCGGAAGCGGCAGACGTCGTGGTGGGCGTCGACGTCGCCGACGGGACCGAACCGCATGCCGGGGAACTGCTGGTGCACACCCGCGATAAGGGCGTCGAGCGCCTCGGTGCCGGTCACGTCGGCGAGCGGGTCGACATAGCGGGCGTCCGGGGCGAACGCCGCCTCGATCGCCGCGCGCCGCTCGGCCGAGTCGGTCGCGTTCCAAGCCTCCAGGTAGCGCTGCGCGATGGTGGCGCCGGGGGTCGTGGTGGTCATCGTGGTTCCTTCCTGTCGTTTGCTGACAGGGAAGAGCCTCGCCCGGGAGACGTGGTCCGGTCGATCACCTCGGAGGTAATGAGCCACAGCGCCGCAGCGGAGTGGACCGTCGACGCCGGACCGACATGCGGGGCCATCGGAGATTCTCCCGGATAACCCAGTGGGTCACGCGCCGTGCGAACGCCATCCTGAGCGTCGTGATCCTCATCGTCCCCCACGACGTCCTGCGCCCCCGACGCCCTGACGAGCACTTCGCGGCGGAGGCCGCCGCGGCGCGCGACATCGGCTGCACGGTCGCGCTGGTCGATCACGACACCATGGCAACGGGTGACGGCGCGGATCGTGCCACGGCGCGGGTGCCTGCCGGCGCCGACGCGGTGTACCGAGGCTGGATGTTGAGCAGCACGGCGTACGCCGCGTTCGCGGACGCGCTGGCCGCCCGGGGCACCACACTGCGCACGAACTCCGCCGGCTACCGGACGGCCCACGAGCTTCCCGGCTGGTACGAGATGTTCGCCGGTGTCACTCCGGCCACGGTGTGGACGGCGGGAACCGACCGGTCGGACTTCGACCGGGCCTGCCGGGAGCTCGGTGCGGGCCCCGCGGTGCTCCGCGACTACACCAAGTCGATGAAGCACTACTGGGACGAGGCCGCCTTCCTGCCCGACGTCGCCGATCGGGACGCGGCGTGGCGGGTGGCGTGCCGGTTCGCCGAGCTCCGCGAGGTCGTGGAGGGCGGTTTCGTGCTCCGCCGCTTCGAGCGGTTCGTCGGCACCGAGGTCCGCACGTGGTGGGTGGACGGAACCTGCCGGGTGGTCACCGCACACCCGGACACCCCGGCCGCTCCCGTCCCGGACGAGATCGACATCCCACCGCTCGCACCTCTCGTCGCGGCGCTCGACCTGCCGTTCGTCACGGTCGACCTCGCCCTCCGGGACGACGGTCGCTGGCGCGTCGTCGAGCTGGGTGACGGACAGGTCAGCGACTGGCCCGCCGGAATGCCCGTCACCGTGCTCGTGGATCTGCTCGCCCGTCACTGAGGCTCCCCGTTACCGAGCAGATGCTTGACAAGCGCCGCCGCGCTATCCATCATCTGCTTGATGGATAGCGAAGTACGGCCGGCTCGCCGGCGCCTGAGGGCGGAGGACCGGCGGCAGCAGATCGTGGAGACCGCCTTCACCATGGTTGCGGAGAAGGGGTTCGAGGGCCTGCGCACTCGCGATGTCGCGGCGCACGCGGGGATCAACAGCGCGACGCTGCACCACTACTTCCCCACCAAGGAGGCGCTGGTCGAGGGGGTCGCGGCACACCTGGAGGCGCGGTACAGGCACCGCCGGTCACCCGAGCTCGCAACGGACGAGGGCGCTCCGGCCGCAGTTCGCCGGCTGCGGCAGGAGTTCGCGGACGTCGCCTTCTTCTGGCGCGAGGACCAGCGCACGTGGGCGGTCTCGCGCGAGTTCATGCTGCGCGCGCCTCGTGACGAGGCCGTGGCGGACCTCGTCACGCGCCTGAACGAACGGTGGTGCGCCGGCGTCGAACGCGTACTCGCGGAAGGCCGGGACGCAGGCGTGTTCCGGGGCGGGCTCGACCCGGCAGCGGCGGCCCTCGCCGTCGTGGGCGCGCTGTGGGGCTCGATCGTGCTCACACGCCCCACGCAGGAGCGGTTCGCCGCCGTCTGCCGCGAGATCGAGGCCGGCCTCACCGGGGAGAAGAAGTGACGCAACTGCTGGCAGGGCGGGTCGCCCTCATCACGGGCGCAGGCCGGGGCATCGGCGCGCGCACCGCGCAGCGGTTCGCCGAGTGCGGCGCGAAGGTCGCCGTGAACTACCTCCGCAACCAGGCCGCCGCGGAGTCCGTGGTCCGTGCGATCTCCGACTCCGGCGGGAGCGCGCTCGCCGTACGGGCGGACGTTCGCGAGGCCGACGCGGTCGCGGCCATGGTCGCCTCCGTGACCGAGCGCATGGGGCCGCCCGACACCCTGGTCCTCAACGCCGACGCGGGCGGGTTCCGGCCGGCCCCGGTCATGCGGCTCGAGACCGATGCGTACGAGTCGCGGCTGTCGGACGAGATGCGGGCAGCGTTCACCCCGGTGCGAGCCGTCGTGCCGGGCATGCTCCGGATGGGGCACGGCACGATCCTCGCCATCAGCAGCGCGCTGTGCCGCGCGCCGGTGCCCGGCTTCTCCACCCTGGCGGTCAGCAAGGCCGCGCTCGAGTCGTTCGTCCGCGCGCTCGCCGTGGAGCTCGGTCCGCACGGCATCAGGGTCAACACCATCGAGGCGTCGATGATCCAGGGCGAGAACAGCGCCGTCGTCGGCGACGAGCAACTGGAGGAACTGCGGGACCTGGTCCCGCTGCGCCGCCTCGGCCGACCCGACGACGTCGCGGGCATCGCGACGCTCATCGCCTCGGACCTCGCGGGCTTCGTCAACGGCGCGGCCGTACCCGTCAACGGCGGCCAAGTCCTCTACTGACCGACAGGAGTGTCCGAGATGACCGTCATCGAGAGCGACAAGGGCGTGATCACCCAGATCAACGTCTTCGACGTCGAGCCGGGCAAGGTCGACCTGCTCGTCGCGACCCTCAAGGAGGCGGCGGGAACCGTCACCCACGTACCGGGCTGGATGTCGATCAACATCCACGTCTCCCTCGACCGCACGAAGGTCACGAACTACGCCCAGTGCACCAGCAAGGAGGCGTGGGACGCCGTCATGGAGGTGATCTACGCCAAGGGCTACATCGACCGGCTCACCGCCATCGCGCGTCCCCATCCGTGCCTCTACGACGTCGTCTGGACGCTCGACCGCAGCCAGGTGACGTCAGGCGGGTAGCCCTCACCCCGTCGCGCCGACGAGTCGCGGCTCCAGCGCGGGTGATCTCCACGGCCACCCCGTGGGTTATCGTCACGACGCAGCTCGTGCTCGTACCTCTTCCGGAGGAAGGTTCAGTGACCGACCGACCCGTGCCAGACCTCCGTCCCGACATCCCCCACGGCGCCCGGATCTGGAACTACTGGCTCGGCGGCAAGGACAACTACGCCGCCGATCGGGAGGTCGGCGATGCGGTGAGGTCGGCGTTCCCGGAGATCGTGGACATGGCGTTCAAGTCCCGCCAGTTCCTGAACCGGGCGGTGCGCTACCTCGCGGGCGAGGCCGGGATCCGCCAGTTCCTCGACATCGGCACCGGCCTGCCCACCATGCAGAACACCCACGAGGTGGCCCAGTCGGTCGCGCCCGACGCGAAGATCGTCTACGTCGACAACGACCCGCTCGTGCTCGCCCACGCCCGCGCGCTGCTGGTCAACACGACTCCCGAGGGCGTCACCAAGTACGTCGACGCCGACTACCACCACCCGGATCGCATCATCGCGCAGGCTCGGGAGATCCTCGACTTCTCTCGGCCGGTCGCTGTGATGTTCATGGGCGTGTTCGGCTACGTCCCCGACTACGACGAGGCGAGCTCGATCGTCTCCCGGGTGCTCGACGCCGTCCCGCCGGGCAGCTACCTCGTGCTCTGGGACGCAACCAACACCAGCGAGGCCGTCATCAGGGGCGAGCGGGCGCAAGCCGAGCTGGGGTCGCCGTACCAGCTGCGCACCGTCGAGGAGATCCGCGGCTGGTTCACAGGCACCGAACTGATCGAGCCGGGGCTCGTGCCCATCACCCAGTGGCGACCGGGCGCTGTCGAGATCGGCCAGATCGAGCACATCGACGCCTACTGTGGCGTCGGCCGCAAGCCCTGACCGAGCCGCTCCCATGACCGTCGTGTGGTGGGCCGCCCCGGTGGCGCCAGGTGACGCCCATGGGCTCGTGGCATTGCTGGACCGCCAGGAGCGCGACCGGCTCGACCGCTTCCGCCGCCCCGCCGACCAGGCTCGCTACCTCGCGGCGCACGCCCTCGTGCGGTTGGTGCTCGCCGACGCCGTCGGCACGTCCGCGGCAGCGCTGGCCTTCGACCGCACCTGCCGCTGCGGCGAGCAGCACGGCAAACCGGTGCTGCCCGGCGGGCCCGGGTTCTCCCTGACGCACGCAGGCGACCTCGTCGGCGTCGCCGTGCACCCCGGCGGGGACGTCGGGCTCGACGTCGAGCAGGTCCGCGAGCTCGGAGACCTGGAGGCGATGGCCGCCCACGTCTGCTCGCCCCGCGAGTCCGCCCCGGACGCCGAGGCCTTCTTCACGCTCTGGACGCGCAAGGAAGCCCTGCTGAAGGCGGTCGGCACCGGGCTCGCCACGCCCATGTCGGCCATCACGCTCGGCCCGGCGGGCGTGCTCGCGTGGACCGGGGAGGACGCGCCCCGAGAGCCGCTGTGGCTCGCCGACCTGCACCCCGGCGAGGGGTACCACGCCGCCGTCGCCGGCACCGGCGCGCGGCCGGAGGTCACCGAGCGTCGCGGGGACGATCTCCTCGCCGCTCAGGCGCGGTAGAGCTTCTCCGCGTACGAGGGCCCGTAGTACTCCTCGAGCTCGTCGAGAGGGGTGTCCTTGCGGGTGAGGGCCTTCGCGATGCGCGCCGTCGACGGGATCGCATCGTGGTCCCACGTCTCGGGCTGCCAGAGCTTCGAGCGCATGAACGCCTTCGCGCAGTGGTAGAAGACCTCGTCGATCGCCACCTCGAGGGCGAGGATCGGCCGGTGCCCCTTCACCACCATCTCGTCGAAGTACGGGGCGTCGCGCAGGAGCCGGGCCCGCCCGTTGATCCGGAGGGTGTCGCCGCGGCCGGGCACGAGGAAGATCAGCCCGACGTGCGGGTTCGCCATGACGTTGCGGTAGCCGTCGACCCGCCGGTTGCCGGGTCGCTCCGCGATGGCGAGGGTGCGGTCGTCGATCACGTGGGCGAGCTGCCCCGCCGGGTCGCCCTTCGGGGAGACGTCGAGGTTCCCCGTGGCGTCGCTGGTGCCGATCAGGCAGAGCGGGGAGTGCTCGAGCCACATCCGGTCGATCGGGTCCAGCACGTGCCGGACCTTCTCCGCCGCGGCCTTCATGGGAGCGCCGACGACGGCTTCCAGCTCGGCGACGGTGGTGATCTCGGCGCTGGTGATCTCGGCGCTGGTGATCTCTGGGCTGATCTCTGCGGTTGCCACGTCTACGGCACGCTACGGCCAGGACTGTCGGTCCGTCCAGGGACAATGGCGAGGTGTCCGCGCGTTGGGTCCTGCACCTGGACATGGACGCGTTCTTCGCCGCCTCCGAGCAGCTCACCCGTCCCACGCTGCGCGACCGGCCGGTGCTGGTCGGCGGTCTGGGGCCGCGCGCGGTCGTGGCAGGCGCCAGTTACCAGGCACGCGTGTTCGGGGCGCGTTCGGCCATGCCGATGGGCCAGGCGCGGCGGCTCTGCCCGCACGCCGTGGTGCTGCCGGCGCGGTTCACGTTGTACAAGGAGCTCAGCTCGCGGGTGATGGCGGTGCTCGCCGACGCCTCCCCCGTGCTGGAGCCGGTGTCGATCGACGAGGCCTTCCTCGAACCGCCCGCGCTGGCCGGAGCATCTGCCGCGGACGTGGAGCGGTTCGGCATGCGGCTGCGGGCCGACGTGCGCGCGGCCACCGGGCTGCCGGCGTCGGTCGGCGCGGGGTCGGGCAAGCAGCCGGCGAAGATCGCTTCTGAGCTCGCGAAGCCCGACGGGCTGCGGGTGGTCGCGCCCGACGTGGAGCGGGAGGTGCTGGGGCCGCTGCCCGTGCGCTCGCTGTGGGGCGTCGGGCCGGTGGCCGAGGCCGGGCTGCGCAAGCTCGGCGTCCACACGATCGGCGAGCTCGCGGCGATGGACCTGCGCGAGGTCCACGGCCTGCTCGGCACGGCGATCGGCACCGAGCTGCACCGCCTCGCCCGCGGCATCGACGAGCGCCCGGTGGCCCCACGTGGGGCGGCCAAGCAGGTCAGCGCCGAGACCACGTTCGACATCGACCTCACCGCGATGGCCGCCGTCCACGACGCGGTGGCGCGGATGACCGAGGCCGCGCACCGCAGGCTCGTCGCGTCCGGGCGGGCGGCGCGCACCGTCACGGTGAAGGTGCGCAGCGCCGACTTCACCACGTCCAGCCGTTCGGAGACGGCCGGCATCGCGAGCACCGACCTCGGCGCCCTCACCGCCGTCGCGCAGCGACTCGCCCGCACCGCCGTGCCGGAGGGTGGGGTGCGGCTGATCGGCGTGTCCCTCGCCGGGCTCACCGACGACCCGCCCCCTGCGCTCTTCGAGCCTGCCCCCGAGGCCGCCCCCGCCGCGCCGGTCGAGTTCGCCGATCCGGCGCCCGAGCACGACGCTCCCGCCGAGCGCCCGTGGCAGGCGGGCGACGACCTCGCCCACGCCGAGCACGGGCACGGGTGGGTCCAGGGAGCGGGCCACGGGCGCATCACCGTGCGGTTCGAGACGCGCAGCACCGGCCCCGGCCGCGCACGCACGTTCGCCGCCGACGACCCGGCCCTGCGTCGCGCCGACCCGTTGGCGAGCCTCGCCTGAGAGCGACCGGGGGCGGGTGCGCCTACGCCGGTGGGCGCCAGGGGCGCGGGGGGAGTACCGGGAGGCCGCTCGGAGCGCACTGGCCCCCGCGTTCCCCGCCCAGCCGGAAGATCAGCCAGCCGGTCAGGGCCGCGAGGATCGAGCCCGTGAGGATGCCGATCTTCGCGTCGGTCACCAGCTGTTCGTCGGTCAGGGCCAGCTCCGTGACGAACAGCGCCACGGTGAACCCGATGCCGGCGAGCCCCGCGCCGCCGATCAGCTGCCCCCAGCGCAGGGTGTCGGGCACCCGGCCGAGGCCGGTGCGCAGCGCGACCCAGGTGCCCAGCGAGACGCCGACCAGCTTCCCGACCGTGAGCCCGACGATGATGCCCCAGGTCAGGGGTGAGGTGAACGCCGCGGCGAGCGTCTCGCCGGTGATCACGACCCCCGCGTTGGCCAGCACGAACACCGGCACGATCACGTAGCTGCTCCACGGCTGGATGCGCAGCTGTAGCCGCTCGTTGGGCGACACGACCTCCGTGACCGCCGCCTGCGCGGCCATCGCCCGCTCCGGGCTGGGATCGAGCATGAAGCTGCTGCCGAGCACCTGCGCCCGCATCACGTCACGCAGCCGAGGGGCGTAGGCGTTCACGAGCAGACCCATGACGACCCCGACCACGCTCGGGTGCACGCCGGAGTCCAGCACCGCCAGCCACATCACCACACCGATCAGCACGTAGATCGGGGTGCGCCAGAACGGCGCGAAGCGCAGTCCCAGCAGCGCCAGGAACAGCACGACCGACAGCACGAGCGAGGTGATCTGCACGTCCTCGGTGTAGAAGATCGCGATCGCCGCGACGGCGCCGATGTCGTCGACGATCGCGAGCGCGAGCAGGAACACGCGCAGCTGGTCGGGGCAGCGCGGGCCGACCAGCGCCAGCACACCGATCACCACAGCGGTGTCGGTGGAGATCGCGATACCC encodes:
- the nhaA gene encoding Na+/H+ antiporter NhaA, with translation MTVTTLAERGDLSRAARDFLRTESGSAVLLLTAAVLALAWANLGWGYEEFWHMEVALTVGDTALALDLRHWVNDGLMVLFFFSVGLEISREMVLGELRGLRALAAPAIAAIGGLVVPALLFLMFNAGGPAAGAWGIAISTDTAVVIGVLALVGPRCPDQLRVFLLALAIVDDIGAVAAIAIFYTEDVQITSLVLSVVLFLALLGLRFAPFWRTPIYVLIGVVMWLAVLDSGVHPSVVGVVMGLLVNAYAPRLRDVMRAQVLGSSFMLDPSPERAMAAQAAVTEVVSPNERLQLRIQPWSSYVIVPVFVLANAGVVITGETLAAAFTSPLTWGIIVGLTVGKLVGVSLGTWVALRTGLGRVPDTLRWGQLIGGAGLAGIGFTVALFVTELALTDEQLVTDAKIGILTGSILAALTGWLIFRLGGERGGQCAPSGLPVLPPRPWRPPA
- a CDS encoding DNA polymerase IV → MSARWVLHLDMDAFFAASEQLTRPTLRDRPVLVGGLGPRAVVAGASYQARVFGARSAMPMGQARRLCPHAVVLPARFTLYKELSSRVMAVLADASPVLEPVSIDEAFLEPPALAGASAADVERFGMRLRADVRAATGLPASVGAGSGKQPAKIASELAKPDGLRVVAPDVEREVLGPLPVRSLWGVGPVAEAGLRKLGVHTIGELAAMDLREVHGLLGTAIGTELHRLARGIDERPVAPRGAAKQVSAETTFDIDLTAMAAVHDAVARMTEAAHRRLVASGRAARTVTVKVRSADFTTSSRSETAGIASTDLGALTAVAQRLARTAVPEGGVRLIGVSLAGLTDDPPPALFEPAPEAAPAAPVEFADPAPEHDAPAERPWQAGDDLAHAEHGHGWVQGAGHGRITVRFETRSTGPGRARTFAADDPALRRADPLASLA
- a CDS encoding pyridoxamine 5'-phosphate oxidase family protein, translated to MKAAAEKVRHVLDPIDRMWLEHSPLCLIGTSDATGNLDVSPKGDPAGQLAHVIDDRTLAIAERPGNRRVDGYRNVMANPHVGLIFLVPGRGDTLRINGRARLLRDAPYFDEMVVKGHRPILALEVAIDEVFYHCAKAFMRSKLWQPETWDHDAIPSTARIAKALTRKDTPLDELEEYYGPSYAEKLYRA